Genomic window (Egicoccus halophilus):
CGCGAAGGTCTTGGACACCGTGCCCACGTACACGACCCGGTCGGGGACCAGCTGGCGGATGGACGGTTGGATCCGGCCGGCGAAGTCGAGCAGCCCGTACGGGTTGTCCTCGAGGATCAGCAGGTCGTGACGCTCGGCAAGCTCCGCCAGACGCTGGCGGCGCTCGAGGGACAACGACACGCCGCCGGGGTTCTGGTGGTTGGGGATCGTGTACAGCAGCTTGACGCGCCGCTGCTCCTGCGAGAGTCGGAGCAGCAGGTCCTCGAGCGCGTCGACCTGCATGCCCTCGGCGTCCATCGGGACGTGACGGACCTCGGCCTGATGGCTCGCGAGCGCGCTGATGCCCCCGACGTAGGTCGGCCCCTCGGCGATCACGACGTCGCCGGGGTCGACGAAGCACTTCGCGATGAGCTCGAGCGCCTGCTGGCCGCCCGCGGTGACCACCAGGTCGTCGACGTGGGCCGGCACGTGTTCGTGCGCCATGACGTCCACGAGCTGTTCGCGCAGCTCCGGACGTCCCTGCCCGATCCCGTACTGCAGTGCGACCGCGCCGCTCTCACGGACGACCGCCGCGGCCACCGCCTCGGCCGCCTCGAGGTCCAGCGCCTCGACCGCCGGGTTGCCACCGGCGAACGAGACGATCTCCGGCCGGGCGGTCAGGGCGAACAGCGCCCGGATCGCCGAGGCGCTCATGCCCTGCACGCGTTCGGCGTAGCGGGACAGGTAGGGGTCGGTGTCCAGCCGCACGCACGTCTTTCGGATCGTCGGCCCGGTCGGACCGTGCGGGCGCGTCTCCCCGGGTCCGGGGCGCGTGACCGGCGATCTCGCGTGCTCGCCTGCCACGACGACGTCGCCGGTAGCATCGAGCGTAGCGAGCAGCTGGGAACGACATCGGGAGGCGGACATGACCGAGGTCCGGTTGGCTCCTCCGGCGACGCGTCACGTCGCGGCCGGGGGCTGGCGACGCGCCGCGGTGGGGCTGCTCGTCGGGGGCCTCGCCGGGGGGCTGGTCTCGCGGATGCTGCTCCCGGACGGACCGCGCCTGTCCCGGACGGAGTGAGCCGGCGTGTCCCGTCGCGTGATGCCGCTGCACGGTGAGCTCGTCGAGGCGTTGCCGCCCGACTGCCGGACGTGTCTGTTCTGGGAACTGGGTGCGCCCGGGCCTGTCACCGACGGCACCGACGGTGCGAGGGCGTGGACGGACCCGCTCACGCGCAAGCAGGCGTGGGTCTCGGCACTGGCCCACGAGGGCGCCACGGCCGGCCGGGTGGTGCAGGTCGACGGCGTGGTGGTGGCCCACGCGGTCTTCGGCCCCGCCGAGGCGTTCGCCGCGCCGGGGGTCACGGTGCCGCGGCCGGATCCGCGGGCGCTGCTGCTGGCCACCGTGCGGGTCCAGCCACCGTGGCGGGGCCTGGGCCTCGGACGGTTGCTGGTGCAGGCTGCGCTCAAGGAGGCGATCCGGCTCGACCGGCCGGCCGTGGAGGCGTACGGCGACCGTCGCTGGCGCGAACGTCGGTGCCTGCTGCCCGCCACCTGGTTGCTGCACGAGGGGTTCGCGGTGCACGGCGAGCATCCCCGCACGCCGCTGCTGCGGATCGACGCCCGACGCACGGCGCGGTGGGCCGAGTCGCTCGAGCACGCCCTCGAGGAGATGCTGGCCCATCTCCCGCGACGCGTGCGGGCCCCGGTGCCCGTGCCGACGGCCTCCGCGTCGGGAGCGGACCGGGAGCCGTAGCGGGCTACCCTGCCTGGTTCCTCCCGGTGCCGTCGACGCGACGCATCCGGCCACCTCCCTGCCCGCTCCGGGGGTCGACGCGTGCGTGCCTACCGCGACCTGCTCGCTCATCCCGAGGCCCGTTGGCCGCTGATCACCTCGACGGTGTCGCGGCTGACCCCCGGGATGATCGCGTTGGCGCTCGTGCTGCTGCTGCGGGGGTCGGGCTACGGCTTCGCCGCGGCAGGCCTGGTGACCTCCGCACACCAGGTCGGTGTCGGGGTCGGTGCGCCGGTGCAGGGTCGGCTCGCCGACCGGGTCGGTCAGTCCCGGCTGCTGGTGCCCGACGCGGTGCTCTACGCCGCCGGCACGTTCGCGCTCGCGATCCTGGCCGGTCGGGGGTCGGGGGTCGGGCTGCTCGTCGGCATCGCGGTGGTCACGGGCCTGTTCTTCCCGCCGGTCACGGCATGCTCCCGTGTGCTGCTGTCGCGACTGTTCCCGACCGGACGTGGGCGCGAGACGGCGTTCGCGGTGTCGTCGATCGCCGTCGAGCTCGGGTTCGTGCTCGGTCCGCTCGTCGCGGCCGCCCTCGACGTCCGCTACGGCGGTGGGGTCGCCGTCGCCGCGGCCGGTGGTATCGCGATGGTGGGAGCGCTCGGCTATGCCGCCACGGGTGCGGCCCGGCGCGTGCCGCCGCGGGACCCGGGGGTCGCGGTCGGCGGCGCCCTGCGCTCGCCGGGTGTGCGCGTGATGGTGCTGGCCTTCGCCTGCATGGCCGTCGTCTTCGGCGTCATCGACATCGTCGTGCCGGCGGTCGCGGAGCTGGCCGGCTCGCCGCAGTCGGCCGGAGGTCTGCTCGCCGCACTGGCCGGCGGCAGCCTCCTCGGCGGGCTGGTGTACGGCGCCCGCTCGTGGCCGGGCAGCCTGCCGCAGCGGCTGCGTGTCCTGGTGGTGGTGCTCGCGGTCGGCCTGGCGTTGCTGCCGACCGCGCTGGGCTCGTTGCCGGGGTTCGCCGTCGCGTTGTTCCTCGGTGGGCTGTTCCTGGCCCCCACGACCATCTGCGCGTTCCAGCTGATCGACGACCTGGCCATGCCCGGTACGCAGACCGAGGCGCAGTCGTGGACCCAGTCGGGCGTCGTGTTCGGCGTCGCTGCGGGAGCCGCCCTGTCCGGGCTGGCGGTCGACGTGCGCGGACCGGCACTGGCACTGCTCGGTGGCGCCGCGTGCGTGGGCCTCGGTGCCGTGATCATCAACGCCCGCGCCGCGCGGCTGCATCCGCCCCTGCCGGCACCCGTCGAGGGCGCCGGCCGCTGATCACGCCGCCACGGGCTCGCGTGCACCGGTGAGGAACTCGACCAGGGCGTCCACGAGCGCCGAGGCCAGCTCCCGCTGGTAGCCGGGATCCGCCAGGGCGCGACCCTCCTCGGGGTGGGTCAGGAAGCCGGGCTCGACGAGCACGGCCGGTGCCTTGGACTCGCGCAGCAGGGCGGTCGTCGAGGGGTGCGTGCGACAGTTCAGCGTCCCGGTCACCTCGACCACCCGGTCGACGGCCAGTTGCGCCAACCGGCGCCCGCGCTCGGAGACGGCGCCCTGGTGACCGAAGTAGTAGGCAGCCGCACCCCGTGCAGCCGGGGAGCCGAGCCCGTTGCAGTGGATCGAGAGGATCGCCTCGACGTCCTCGCGGTTGGCGTGCTGCGCCCGGTCCGACGGAGTGGGTGAGGTCGCCGGGCCACGCGCCAGGACCACGTGGGCGCCGAGCGCGGCGAGCCGTCCCTCGACCAGCGTGGCGATCGCCCAGGTGACCTGGTGCTCCTCGACCCCGTCGGGGTTGCGGAAGCCGGGCAGCTCGGGACTGTGGCCGGCGTCGACCATGACGCGCACACCGGCGACGGAGTGTCGCGGGGCGTTGCGCAGCTGTTCGCGCTCACGGACGGCGTAGGCCGGGGCCTCCTGGTGGCGGCGGTAGAGCCGGCGCAGCAGGTCGACGGTGTCGGGGCCGGCGATGCCGTCGTTGTTCAACCCGACGTTGAGTTGGAAGTCCCGGACGGCCTCGAAGGTCTGCATGCCGTACAGGCCGTCCTCGTAGCCGGCGTCGAACCCGAGCTGGTTGAGGCGACGTTGCAGGTCGCGGACGTCGTCGCCCTGCAGGACGGGGCGTTTGACGTAGAGCATCCGGTCCCCGAGCCGCCAGGAGGCCCCGACCAGCGCGTGCCAGGTGTCAGGGCCGACCATGCCGTCCGCCGGCAGCCCGCGCTGCTGCTGGAAGGCGCGGACGGCCGCGAGGGTGGTGGCGTCGAACACGCCCCGGTCGTCGTCGCAGGGCAGGCCGAGGTCGCCGAGGCGCTGTTGCACGTCCTCGACCTCGGGGCCGGCGGATCCGAGTTGGATGAGTTCCATGGGAGCGCGTAAGGGTAGGGGGTCCGAGCACCCCGTCGGTCACGTCCGCGGAGACGTCCCGGGGTGCGCGCCGGGGGGTGGCCGGCTTGGATGCGCGCGCCGGCTGGCCGAGAGAGCGGACGCGACGTCATGGAGCAGGCGCTGGTCTACCTCGGGACCGTCACGTTCGCGGTGACGGGCGCGCTGGCGGCGGTACGCAAGCGCTTCGACGTGGTCGGGGTCGTGGTGCTCGCCACGGTGACGGCGGTGGGGGGCGGTTCCATCCGCGACGTCGTGGCCGGCATCGTGCCGCCAGCGTCGCTGCGCGACGAGACCCTGTTGTGGCTGGTGGTCGCGAGCGGCCTGGCGGTGTTCGCCCTCCATCGTTTCGTGCCCACGGGGCGCACGCTGTACGTGTTCGACACCATCAGCCTCGGTCTGTTCGCCGCGCTGGGTGCCGAGCGAGGTGTCGCCGTGGACTTCGGCTTCTGGGGCACCGTCTTCGCCGGTGCCGTCAGCGGTGTGGGCGGGGGCGTCATCCGCGACGTGCTCACCGGGGAGGTACCGGGTGTGCTGTACCGCTCGGGCGACTTCTACGCCACGGCCGCAGCCGCAGGTGCCGCCGTCAGCTACCTGCTGCAGCCGGCCGGGGCGACGGTCGCCCTGGTCGCGGGGGCCGTGGTGACGGTCGGCGTCCGTGTCGGCAGTCGTCTGGTGGGGCTGGAGCTGCCCGTCCCGCGAACGGAGGCCTGAGCGCCGCGCGGGCGGGCCTTCGCCGCGTTCAACCCTCGCGGACCCACACGCCGTCCTCGGCCCGGGAGAAGCCGACCTGGTCGAGGTAGCGCGCGTGGTCGTCGGTCGGCGCCGTCGTGGTCACCCGACGCACTCCTCGCGAGGTGAAGGCGTCCGACTCGATCCACACGAACCGACCCGGACGCAGGTCACGGTGCTCGGCAGTGACGTAGTCGAGCACGACCCGGGCCTCGTGGCCCGTGACCTCGGCCAGCACCACCCCGACCGGGACGGCGTCGCGCAGGACGAGCAGCGCCAGCTGCTCCGGACGGATCCCGGGGAAGTCGGGCTGGAACCGGCGTGCGTCCTCGGCGTGGAAGTCCACGAATCGGCGCAGGACGGGCGAGTCGGGCGACACCTCGACGGCCTCGAACCAGGCGTCGGTCGCGCGGGCGCGCAGCATCCGGCGGAGATGGAACACGTGGATGAAGACGATCGCCCCGTTGGCGATCGCGATGGGGTACGCCTCGATGAGCAGGCCGTAGGCCGTGAACGTGATCGCGCCGGCGAGGCCGATGACGCGCAGGCGCAGGACCGACGTCATGAGCAGGCTGACGACGATCAGGGCCGAGGCGAGATAACCGAGCAACTCGTAGAGCAGTGCGGGGTCCACGACGGGCATCCTGGGTGGTCGGTGCGGGCAGTCGACTGCCCCGGACCGTTGGATCCGGGGCAGTCCACGACACGTGCGTCAGGCCGCGTGCCCGGTGGTGCGCACGCGCAGCCGAGCGGGCACGAGCCGGCCGCGTACGACTCAGCCGACGTAGTCGGAGAGGTCGGCGAGCAGCGCGGACTTGGGCTTGGCGCCGACGATGCGCTTGTCGGGCTGGCCGCCCTTGAAGACCATCAGGGTCGGGATCGACATCACGCCGTACTCGCGCGCGGTGCCCGGGTTCTCGTCCACGTTGAGCTTGAGGACCTTCAGCTGGCCACCGTGCTCGTCGGCGATCTCGTCCACGATCGGACCGACCATGCGGCAGGGGCCGCACCACTCGGCCCAGAAGTCGACCAGGACCGGCGCGTCGGCGTCGAGTACCTCGGTCTTCCACTCACCATCGGTGACGGGGGTGGCACCCATTGTCGTGTGTCCTTCGTCTCGGTGTCGGTTGTTCGTCTGCGAGGAGAACGTGTCGACCCCGGCGGCTATTCCGCTCAGCGGGGGTCGTCGGGAGCGGCCGAGGTGTGCTCGGCGAGGTAGCGCTCGGCGTCGATGGCGGCGCGACATCCGGTGCCGGCCGCGGTGATGGCCTGGCGGTAGATCTGGTCCATGACGTCGCCGCAGGCGAAGACGCCGGGGACGTTGGTCGCGGTCGACGGCTGGTCGACGAGCAGGTAACCCTCCTCGTCGCGGTCGAGCACCCCATCGAACAGCCAGGTGTTGGGGAGGTGCCCGATGGCCAGGAACAGCCCCTCGCAGGGGAAGTCGCGGGTCTCGCCCGTCACCGTGTCGCGCAGCAGCAGCCCGCTGACCTGCCCGTCGGCGCCCTGGACCTCGGCGACCTCGGCGTTCCAGACGAACTCGATCCTGTCGTTCTTGAACGCTCGCTCCTGCATGATCTTGGAGGCGCGCAGTTCGCTGCGTCGGTGGACGACCGAGACCTTGGAGGCGAACTTCGTCAGGAACATCGCCTCCTCCATGGCCGAGTCACCGCCACCGACGATCACGACGTGCTTGTCCTTGAAGAAGAACCCGTCGCAGGTCGCGCAGGCGGACACCCCCGAGCCCCACAGCTCCGTCTCCCCGGGGACCTCGAGCCGGCGCGGCTTGGCACCCGTGGCGACGATGAGCGACCGCGCGGCGATCGTGCGTCCCGACGCGGTCGTCAGGGCCTTGACGGGACCCTCGAGGTCGACCGAGGTGACGTCCTCGGTCACGAAGCGGGTGCCGAAGCGCTCCGCCTGGGCACGCATGCCGAGGATCAGCTCCGGCCCCATGATCCCGTCCGGGAACCCGGGGAAGTTCTCCACGTCGGTGGTCAGGGTG
Coding sequences:
- the trxB gene encoding thioredoxin-disulfide reductase — protein: MSEIDRLASDDDTRVHDVVIIGSGPAGLTAALYTARANLEPLLVEGVVDGGPTGGQLTLTTDVENFPGFPDGIMGPELILGMRAQAERFGTRFVTEDVTSVDLEGPVKALTTASGRTIAARSLIVATGAKPRRLEVPGETELWGSGVSACATCDGFFFKDKHVVIVGGGDSAMEEAMFLTKFASKVSVVHRRSELRASKIMQERAFKNDRIEFVWNAEVAEVQGADGQVSGLLLRDTVTGETRDFPCEGLFLAIGHLPNTWLFDGVLDRDEEGYLLVDQPSTATNVPGVFACGDVMDQIYRQAITAAGTGCRAAIDAERYLAEHTSAAPDDPR
- a CDS encoding trimeric intracellular cation channel family protein — translated: MEQALVYLGTVTFAVTGALAAVRKRFDVVGVVVLATVTAVGGGSIRDVVAGIVPPASLRDETLLWLVVASGLAVFALHRFVPTGRTLYVFDTISLGLFAALGAERGVAVDFGFWGTVFAGAVSGVGGGVIRDVLTGEVPGVLYRSGDFYATAAAAGAAVSYLLQPAGATVALVAGAVVTVGVRVGSRLVGLELPVPRTEA
- a CDS encoding GNAT family N-acetyltransferase, producing the protein MSRRVMPLHGELVEALPPDCRTCLFWELGAPGPVTDGTDGARAWTDPLTRKQAWVSALAHEGATAGRVVQVDGVVVAHAVFGPAEAFAAPGVTVPRPDPRALLLATVRVQPPWRGLGLGRLLVQAALKEAIRLDRPAVEAYGDRRWRERRCLLPATWLLHEGFAVHGEHPRTPLLRIDARRTARWAESLEHALEEMLAHLPRRVRAPVPVPTASASGADREP
- a CDS encoding PLP-dependent aminotransferase family protein, which produces MSASAIRALFALTARPEIVSFAGGNPAVEALDLEAAEAVAAAVVRESGAVALQYGIGQGRPELREQLVDVMAHEHVPAHVDDLVVTAGGQQALELIAKCFVDPGDVVIAEGPTYVGGISALASHQAEVRHVPMDAEGMQVDALEDLLLRLSQEQRRVKLLYTIPNHQNPGGVSLSLERRQRLAELAERHDLLILEDNPYGLLDFAGRIQPSIRQLVPDRVVYVGTVSKTFAPGVRTGWIAAPHPIRDKLVLLREAADLCPATLTQMIVERWLATQPWREQVKRFRGVYQEKAEAMLGALAATMPDGITWTRPSGAFYVWMTVPAGVDTSDLLAKAINHRVAYVPGRGFYADGSGGDQLRLCFSQPSVERIEEGVERLGELLTTELDLVRAVYGAHAPAAASRPEEGRGALG
- a CDS encoding N-acetylmuramoyl-L-alanine amidase; amino-acid sequence: MELIQLGSAGPEVEDVQQRLGDLGLPCDDDRGVFDATTLAAVRAFQQQRGLPADGMVGPDTWHALVGASWRLGDRMLYVKRPVLQGDDVRDLQRRLNQLGFDAGYEDGLYGMQTFEAVRDFQLNVGLNNDGIAGPDTVDLLRRLYRRHQEAPAYAVREREQLRNAPRHSVAGVRVMVDAGHSPELPGFRNPDGVEEHQVTWAIATLVEGRLAALGAHVVLARGPATSPTPSDRAQHANREDVEAILSIHCNGLGSPAARGAAAYYFGHQGAVSERGRRLAQLAVDRVVEVTGTLNCRTHPSTTALLRESKAPAVLVEPGFLTHPEEGRALADPGYQRELASALVDALVEFLTGAREPVAA
- the trxA gene encoding thioredoxin — protein: MGATPVTDGEWKTEVLDADAPVLVDFWAEWCGPCRMVGPIVDEIADEHGGQLKVLKLNVDENPGTAREYGVMSIPTLMVFKGGQPDKRIVGAKPKSALLADLSDYVG
- a CDS encoding MFS transporter, with the translated sequence MRAYRDLLAHPEARWPLITSTVSRLTPGMIALALVLLLRGSGYGFAAAGLVTSAHQVGVGVGAPVQGRLADRVGQSRLLVPDAVLYAAGTFALAILAGRGSGVGLLVGIAVVTGLFFPPVTACSRVLLSRLFPTGRGRETAFAVSSIAVELGFVLGPLVAAALDVRYGGGVAVAAAGGIAMVGALGYAATGAARRVPPRDPGVAVGGALRSPGVRVMVLAFACMAVVFGVIDIVVPAVAELAGSPQSAGGLLAALAGGSLLGGLVYGARSWPGSLPQRLRVLVVVLAVGLALLPTALGSLPGFAVALFLGGLFLAPTTICAFQLIDDLAMPGTQTEAQSWTQSGVVFGVAAGAALSGLAVDVRGPALALLGGAACVGLGAVIINARAARLHPPLPAPVEGAGR